CAAGGAGGAGGAACCCGCTCCGCGTCGGGGACTGCGCGGGAGGCTGCGACCGCCCGAGACACCGACTCCTCCGTGGTCGCGTCGTCCAGTCGCCGGACGCGCAACTCCACCTTCTTGAGGGGTCGGGTGACCCTTACACCCGACCCCTCAAAAACCTTCTCCAAGCGGGAGGTCAGCTCGTCCACCTTGGTGGCGGACTCCGGCCCCGGAATCTCGTAAATGAGGGCTCCCGGTCAGGGCCGTCCtcactcgcggcgcggcgatccCCAGGGCGTCGATGTCCACTCCCTTCTGCGGCTTCTCCACGGCCCCCTTGTAGTCGCCGTCGGCGGCCGTGATGACGACGGCCGCCGTCTTGGGCGACTTAGGGGGGTTCGGCCTCTTCGCGCCGGGTCGACCGCCGGGCGGGTAGGGTTTGCCCGTCGCGGGTTTGCCCCCCCCGCTGGCCACCCTACATGGGGCGGGTTTGCCCTTACCCGCGGGGGCCGGTGGCTGGGCGGTTGACCTCGCGGCCCTCCTTCCCACCACCTTCGACCACGGCTGCTCCACCTCGCTAGCTGGAACCCGGCTAGCCGGGCCAGCCACCGCCGAACCGGGCCGCTGCTCTGCCGGAGGGGGGCTGAGGGCTGGCGGGACTCCGCCCGCCCCACCACCacccttcttcctcttcctcttcctcctcttcttcgcgGTGTCGACGCCCGTCTCCTTCGGTCCAGCCTGCCGGGGCTCCGCTCTCTCTCCCACGGTGCGCCTCACCAAGGGTGCCACCGCCTCCGCGACGATCCGCGAGACCATGGTCCCCATGGAGGCCATAATTCTGGCCTCCATGGCGACCAGGAAGTCCTCCCTTTCGGCGGGAGGACCTCCCCCCTTCCGCGGGGTGGTCTCGGTCCGGAGTCCTGCTTCCGACGTCGCCGAGCTCCTCGGCGGAGTCACCAGCCTCCGCCCCCTGACGCGCAGGACGGGGAGTCAGCCACCCGCTGGCTCTCCCCCCCGGCCCCCGCGGTCGCCCGTCCCATGAGGGAGATGGTGTCCCTTAATTCGCGCACCTGCGACTTGAGGGACTCCACCTCCCCCCTCAGGGCGGCGTTCTCCTTGCTGAGAGAAGGGGCTCCAGCGCCCCTCCTCTCAGCAGTGACGGTGAGCGCCGTCCGGATGCCCGCCGCGGCCTCCTTCAGGGCCCTGACATAGGGGCCCTGTAGGTGGCCCGAGTTCCTGGCGACCTTCACCACGGTTTCGAGGTGCTCCATCACCCGAGCCGTGATGTCGGGTGACGGGCACTCCCGAAAGCGCTCGACCTGGACTTCCCAGGAGTCGCGCTCCCTCTTGTCGGCTGGCGACGGAATGGAGGCGAGGGCTTCCTTCTCCCGCTCCCACTCCCTCGACAGCCGCTCCTCCTCCCTGGCGGCGCGCTTGGCCTCTGCCAGGCCGACGTACTCCCCGGTGGTAGGGGGCCTCCCGCGCTTGCGCTTCTTGCCGGGCTCGCTCGTCGACGCGTCGGTGTCGACGTCCCCCGGCAGGGACGCCACGTCGCACGTGGTGGAGGCAGCCGAGTCCCGGGAACTGTCCCGGCTCACCCGACCGGCCCGACTGTCGGATCGCGCGCTCGAACCTCCCCTCCTCGCCATTTGGTGGGTCCGCGGCCGTCGCGTGCCCTCGCGGCTGCCGTCGGccgcggaggaggaggcgaCCGCCGGGTCCAAGATGGCCCTCAGCGAGATCCTCTCCTTCACGTCCGACACCAGGACCACCTCCCGAGACGACTCCCACGCCTTCCCATCCACGCCGTCCGGCGCCTCCGCGCCCGTCTTCCCCCCCTTTTTCCCCAAAGAAAATGCAGTATCCATAGCGCAGTTTTGAATTCCTCGGGTTCGGCCATCATGGCGTCCCCACCGCAGTGGGGAACCTTCCCCCGGTAAATTTTCCCTAATGAAGTGTGGGACAGCCGAGAGGCGGTTTTCGGGTGGCCAACCCTAGTCCCACCGAAAGCCGAAAGAGAGTGGGGTTACCGGTGAAGCCGGCCCCGATACAAAATTTTGGGGCTTTACGTCCGGCGACGCCATGCAGGCCCCGATCTGAACGGGGTCCTACACGGCCCCGACCCGGACGACTCCAGTGCACTCACCACCGCCTGACAGCCACGCGGTTATGGGGAGACAGTGGCCGAGTGCTCCCCCGCTCCCCCGCCTGGCACCGACGCTTCAACCCCCGCATTGGCTCCGATTCTCCGGCCGCCGCCGACGGCGCCCCACCACAGGGCGCCCCCGCCGGGCCGGTCGCCAGGGGCAAGCCCCCAGCGGTCGAACCAGCCGGCTCCCACGTTCCGCATTCGCCCCGAGACGCCGGGCGCACTGCCCGACCCCCCGGGGAGAAGAGGCCTGGTACCTGGCCGGCAACGAGCGGCACGGTCGGGGGGCTTACTACTCCCCCCTTGGCTAGTCTGCGGGGAATATCCACAGCGGGCCGACCGGGGCCCAATCATTCATACACTCATACCGTGACTCGGGTGCCCCCGGGAACGTCAATTCCCGTACCTGCTACACCGTAGCAGGCCCCTGAGGggaaccttttttttttttgtttcggaGGAGGAACTCGTCATGGGTCCCCTCGCTCCCCTTGGGCGGGGTGCGAGGAGAGTGTGAGACTCTTACTAAACCTACCTCAGTCTGCCAACCCTGGCTGTATGGGGCGCGAGATCGGCCAAACGGCACTTCGTTCGCGCCCCACGTCTCCCCGACCTCCCCCCAGAGTCTTCGCCCCTGCTGCTCGCTGTACCGTCCCGGATTCGATGAGGGAGCCGCCGGCGTCACTAagacctaacctaacctaacctaacctaacctttttcttttttttttggttAGACGATGGAAGCTTTATGACCATCCCTCCGGGTCCGGTGACCCTTCGGGGGTGTCCGGGGACTTCCTCTAGGACGCGAGTCGGCCGAAGCCCGATTCCTCGCCAACCAGAGTATACCCCGGTAAACCACCGTCACTGGCCTGCCCAAGGTTCAAGGCCCCGAGAGCGCCGCCGAGGCAACGCCCCCGGAGGGCCCCCTCCCCTCGGTACGCGTTTCGCTGAGGTCGCACTGAAGGCAACCCTCAACAGTCCCGCGTTGGGCCTTACCCCCCTGTAGCAGAGTGAGGCCAGCCATCGCTCCACCACGACCTTCCATTCGAAGGATTTGTGACCTCCAGCTAATTCATCCGGATTAGCCAAAGGTCGTCCCACCCCGAGGAGAGGTAAACCCACCCCACGAACCCCAACGCGGCCGGCTCTCGCTCCCCCAGCCCACACAAGAGCAGACCCCGGCACGGTCAATGTAGCGCTTCCGGGTCCACCCTCTTCCGGCCAAAGGA
The Ooceraea biroi isolate clonal line C1 chromosome 4, Obir_v5.4, whole genome shotgun sequence genome window above contains:
- the LOC113561755 gene encoding uncharacterized protein LOC113561755; translated protein: MEARIMASMGTMVSRIVAEAVAPLVRRTVGERAEPRQAGPKETGVDTAKKRRKRKRKKGGGGAGGVPPALSPPPAEQRPGSAVAGPASRVPASEVEQPWSKVVGRRAARSTAQPPAPAGKGKPAPCRVASGGGKPATGKPYPPGGRPGAKRPNPPKSPKTAAVVITAADGDYKGAVEKPQKGVDIDALGIAAPRVRTALTGSPHLRDSGAGVRHQGGRADLPLGEGF